The DNA window TATGTGCATTTAGAAACTTACCAGTTTTAGTCTTAAATGAATATATCAATCCTCATCAAATATCACAGTTCGCTTTGTAGTTTACTGTATGACGTCAAATTTGTTGTTCGTTTTGTTTCCAATTTGTGAAAAATTGTGTTGTGTTGAACTCAGACTTTCAGGACTTGGTTGCCGCTGTCGAGAAGATTAATTCAAGCCTGAAACAGAAAGCAAGGGGGAATAATTTCTTTCATCAAGATGAAATTTCGTCCTTGGGCTTAGGTAAGTTCTTTTTTTTGCTTCTTCATAGACTTTGATTTCATGCAAGAACAATAGCATGCCTGCGGTGCATCCATACTTGTTGGCATATGCACACATGTTTCATTTGAAATCTCTTTACCACCATATGTTTATAGATGTCGAAATCAACGACCTGATTTGGTGCTGTTTCATAGATATAGGGCTGAAAGCGAGCTCTTTGCTCCTGCTTGTACGCATGAATCGATTTTTTAGACCGTAAATGGTTTAATATCGTACCAAGTTTTGTAACGGGATGTAGATCATATCCAATGGAGTTTCATAAATACGAGTCTTACGAATCCTGCTGACAGAACTGCGTTAGCCTTTTACCCAATTATGCAACGGAATTGGCGCAttaggtttgtttttttttaagttccGTTCGAGAActatttcgtttttaatttttggttttcacttaagatgccacatctacttatgagacagataaggcaagtcaagacgataccacactccggtacttagaagtttcgtggttacgagatcattctcccacaatatttcctaatgtcatttgtactaaatcattcacttgtactcactaaaggagaacttgaacctatgtacttgtgcaaacccttcacaattaatgagaactcctctattccgtggacgtagccaatctgggtgaaccacgtacatcttgtgtttgctttcctatctctatccatttatatacttatccacactaatgaccggagcaatctagcgaagatcacaaaaagtgaccgttttcgctacctaggatctatcttgcaagagaacggagaattagatggagatctcaaccatagaatacaagctagatggatgaagtgtaagagtgcatccggcgtgttgtgtgaccgtcgtaggccactgaagctcaagggaaaattttataggacggcaataaggccagcgatgttgtatggcacagaatgttgggctgtgaagcatcaacacgtacacaaaatgggtgtagcggagatgaggatgcttcgtgggatgtatgggcacacgagaaaggataagattgggaatgaggatatccgaggtaaagtaggagtagccaaaattgaaggaaatatgagagaaaatcggttccggtggtttggacatgtgcaaagaaggcctactgacgctccggttcgaaaatgtgactacgggacaggggttcagggccgaaggggtagaggaagacctaggaaaactttggaagagaccctaagaaaagacttgagtacttggatctaacggaggacatgacacaaaaccgagcacaatggcgttctaggattcatatagccgaccccactaagtgggaaaaggctttgttgttgttgttgttgttgttgttggatttgTCTGTGGACTTATCAGTCATTTTGCAAGAGGATACTGAAGTCATTTAAGAAAAGTATGTATTTGGGTCCTGAAATGAGTTTTGAGTGTTAACATAACCATTCTACATTGAATTGAAATAGGTTGCTCTGGGTTACAAAATACTTCGAATGTTTTTACCGTTTTTAGATCctggtttttgtatttttttttaaacaaagatCTTACGGTTAAGACACTCAGAGTAGTGTAAAAAATCCCATGCAAGATCAGGTTGAATAATCTCAACTTGAATAGCTTCATGAAATCAGTGTTGGTAATTTTGGTCTTTGGAGTTGAAATGCAAGCTTTTAGCATGAGGGTTAGGTGAAAAAGCCACCATGATTTTTAACGTGAGCGCAACCTGTATAAATAGACCAAATTAGCTGAGGAAgaacaataatacaaacaaactCTTTCTTTCAATTAAGCAGATACAGTGGTAACAATGTGTTTTGAGGAAATTGAGACGTTACTACATGGCTGAATAAGAAAATTAACATGACGAAGAAACAGGATTGCGAGGGACATTGTGAACAATTGCTCGTAAAAAGGCTTCTATGACCTGTATCGCGGGTCAATTGGTTACAATGCCTCATTCAATCCTGTTTTTTTCATCATGATTCTTTTCATTTCCGGCAGTCATGTACCCTCTCAAGTTCCTCAAACAGATTGATACCACCATATTTGCTTGCTTGAAAAGAAAGgagttttttggtattttcgtTGTACCTTAAGCTAATTGGTCTTATTTTTAAAAGTGGTATTCATGTCAAAGTCATTGTGGCTTTTTCACCTACTTCTAACGCTAAGCTTGCATTTGAACTCTCAATACCAAATGGAAGGTGATTTTTCACCAGTTTTTTCTAGCTTGTACGGCGGCCATCGGACCGCACTTGTGGTCGCCCTTGTTCACAGCAAGCGCCCAATGTATGCAGATGTTGGAAATCCTGGATTTCTTCAGGTCATTCCGCAGATGGGCATAgtgttcttttattttcaacaaaACTGAAGAGGCTTTTGAGTGTAAACAGAACCActcttttttaaaagaaaactaatgaaaaggatttggaaactttgagttttaatgataaggacaaaataaagggtaaagtgaatagtaccaggattgattttttagtgtaaaaatgtgatttttcgttaaagtgaacagtaccgggagcttttcgttaaagttccccttTTTTAATTCAACACTCAAGGCATCCCCCAGAGTCAACATGGCTTGCTATGTTTATTAGATTGGATTAATCCCCAAACCCCAAATTCGGATATCAATTTGCTTTGGCATTGCAGAGATAAACCTCTATAAAGTCATAAAGTTGGGACCAAGTTAATTTCATATTTTAGAGAGGTGATTAAATAATAGAGGTGtagttaaaaatattatttattaacttATTTATCCTTAATGAATGTGTGTGGAAATACCCAAATTTTCATGCCAAGAAGTTGTAAACATGCTTGAGAAGTTAGAAACATTGCGGCTTCAACAAGGTGTCCGTGTTGACAAAGTATTATATTACCCACAAGCTTAAAGAGGTGGTATCAACTTTAAAAGCTAAAGCCTTGTCCCAAACAACTTTAGAGAAATATTGAGTTCatcttaaacttttatttgtgaTATTGCATATTTTTGTACTCATCGACAATTATTACTGTGTGGCGATGTGTTTCCTAAGATgggaccaaaaaaaaattataacttatCACCGTATGAAGTTTATTCCTACACATAACTAGTACCAAGTTgggaccaaaattgtttgacTTTAGAAGATTATTCCTTTACAGAGTATTACTTTAGAGAGTTTTTACTGTATaagataaaatataaaaaactaaAAGGGACATGTGGTCCAATatagagattttttaatgtacttGAAACATGAAATAGTACGGCACATGTTATTACACAATTAGAAGGACACTTGGAAAAATAAACTTTCCTCCAattgtataataacatgtggTGTACCGTCCCAAATACTAAGCATGTTGAAAAATTTCTCGATAAGGTGTTGAGTTTCTATCTATGCATCCCGGATTCGAAACCTTATCCAtccctaaattattgtaatagtttcgaaccCTTCCCTCtccttaataataaaaaatttagaaaggACAAGTAAAAGGGATATGCGTACTCATATTTTAATGTTCCTGGATCAATTGAACTGCATTGCCGAAAAGCGTTTTTCACTTGAATTTCaatagtgtatcttatacatctatTTTGGTATATAAATCAACATGTCCTGCATGCATGGACGACGCAGTGACTTGTGCAAAACTGACATGCGAAATCATAAACACTGCATAGATGAACTGAAAAATAAACGGTTCAGATTGATGCACACAAACACGACAATTCGAAATCATATATCTTATACAATCTGAGAGCCAGAATTGTGAACAAGCCAACCACGCTAATACAAACCCCTTGTGCAGTTTTTTCCCATCTCTTTCACGAAATTAAGATAAAATTAATTgaacagaaaaataatattacGGAACAATCCTAAATGCAAATGCAGCCGACTGTACCCGATACAAATGCCCTCAAAATCTCCTTATGTACTGCTAAATTACAACGGAGCTGTATAGGGAACGCAACCAACCTCCGAAAGCGAGGCGGCGCCTTCACCAAGGaggcaaaacaaacaaacaaaaggatcAGAGCAGAACTCCAGCAGAGGGATTAACAATTTTACGACACATCGGGAGATGATCTTCCAGTTCCGCAACCACATGAATCAACATTTGAGCCCAAAAGACAACAATCGAATCCTAACCAAATCACCCCTATATGATACGAGCTACATTGTTTCGCATCCTGGCTATTTTCAGACTGCCTCTGTGGCACTGAAGGATGCTAAGTACAAGCTGATGCACCGGCCTAGGACCATCAGCTCTTGTTAGTTGTATATTTTAACTGGCTTCTCGTACGTGTGACGGTTCTGCAATATATTGTGAGGTGAATCAAAACCAAGAAACGGGAGGTATCCATTTATTCGATACACTATTTGGGCATGAGCATGTGAAGTTTGTATAACACCGAGAAGCAGCACTTACCTGATTTACTGCATACGCTCTCTTAGGAGCATTATCAGAGTGCTCCAACCCAAGGTACTGCTCCCATGCACCATAAACATCTCTTCTCTGAGGAAAACAAAAGCCATAACAATGGAATTAAAGAACCCACAATGCAATAACGGCAATACCCATAAGCACAAGATTACAATAGACCATAGAACATACCTGAAAACGGCTGGACACAACATCAGAATCCTGCAAGTACTCAGGACGACCAAGTGACAAGAAAGCAAACTTCCACTGCGCAACCAAAAGGGAAATAGATgagcagaaaaataaaaacccattaATTCTAGAGGTAAAACAATCTTTTCCTCCAGTAACGTTCCAACAAATGTAAGGTTGAATCAAGTACCTTGGCAAACTCCTCATCGGGGACCTGCAATTTCTTTTGTATCCGTTCTTTAACTTCAGCTAAAGTTTCACCTTCATGGATGACCAAGAAGAAAGGTTCCCCAAAATTTTGTACTTGCTGTTGAAATGTACAAAGAACAAGATAGTTACTAAAATCTTTATATATTTGGGTTAATCAGTCTTCATCTCTAACTGAAACAGTAATCAAATAGTTGTACAAAATACCAATCAACAAGCCAAAATTCCGcttgcaaaaaaaatttaataaaaattcacATACCATCTGGTTCTGTGCAGTGTCTTTTGTAAAGTGGTAAACATGAATCAAGCGATCATGGGGACCCaagtttttctcttcttctggaATCTGATACAAGAGGGGGAAAAAGTCAGCTGCATAGAAAGTACCAAGTAAAAATATCAATCCAAGCAAGGATGCTAATCTGGAAAGGGAAAACCAACTAATTACAAATCTTGCCCATAAAACTACACCCACattctaaaaaatttcaactGAATAAAGAAGAAACTTcccaaaataaaactaaataaagAAAAGGGGGAGAAATGAACTTGCCTCCTCTGCACGCAAAGTCCAGTACTGGTCATTTATATTCTCAATTTTCTCACTGTGTGGGAAGATCTGAAAACAAACAGATGGAACTGAGTGCAACTACAGACTGCACATACATTATTCGACGGAAAAAAATTCTGATATAACAAGGTCCTTTAGGAAAACAAGCCAAACATATCATACATAATCACATCATAAATGGGGCCAGCAACATGCATatcatttctgggaaaaatgaCCCAAAAAAGTACCTATATGCTGACACAGCTGACATACAAATAATTACCTTGTAAATCTTGTGATAGAAAACCTCAAGCAGTCGGAGTTCTGCATTTGGATGAGACAGCTCTACCTGCTTCAAGTACACCATACATTGAGTAAAATCTATTATACAGAACTTTCAAAGGAGGCAGAGATAAATTATATTGAGCATCTAATAACTCTTAAAGTTAGTCAAAGTGATATATCTTATAAGCAATAAATAAAGGGATATATGACAGCATCATTACCTTTCCTGTACcaaaaacgaaaagaaaataCAGATAGAACTTAAAATATGATTGACAGAAACAGTACCTTCGTTTTAAGTACATTAATGACATCCCCCACAGTGCTCTGTTTGGGCAATCTAATATTGTGAATCACCACCTGTAAACATCACTCAAGTTTATGATGTGCACAATGACTGTTCATAGGCAGAAGACGCTGAAAAAAAATTactcatacctcatcttttgtAGCATGATGAAAAGCAACTTTTAGATTTTTTAGGCCTTGCAATTCTGGCAGGGGGATGTCCAAGACTTCATAATACAAAATATCAGAGCTCTGTAAAAGGAAACAATAAGCATAATTAGTAGCCACACCACATGATGCATATGAGAGTGAATTAAACAGAGGAAGGGCAATACAGTGCCACCTACTTGATTGTAATGAACTAACATATCAGTTAAATGCTCTACGCCCCGAAATTTAATTGGTTGGGGCTTAGGTTGCTGAGAATAGCAGTTATGTGCAGTGAGTCTGATTTTGGTGGGATCTTCCAAACCAATTTGGCGAGCCAATTTCTCCACCACATCATCGTAAGTGTGTAGCTTTGACCTAAAAATAACAATGAAAAATAAAGTTAACGAACTGAGTAATAAAACAATGATGGACTGTTCAACTATGAGGGACAATGGTTCAGGAAGTACATACAATTCTAAACTGAAATCCTCCTCCTTAGGTTTCTCCAAAGAACGGAAATGAACAACCTGTAAAGCATCAGACCATTCAACACAGTTAGGTTTAACATTCAACAAAATATAGctataaaacaaattaaatgttTCCACAGCCTGTACCTGGCGATTGTGTACGTATTCCAAAAATGAAGGAACATCAGGATATTTACATTCTTCTTCACTTTCAAGAGGAGTAGACTTCTGAAAGCAAATAATATCCCCATCTTCAATCTGGAAAAGGAACGCAACCGATGGTTAACTGAAAATATACCTAGAATCAAAACGTTAATTCCTATAATACACACATATTTGTAATATACCAAGCATGCAATATAGCAACAGTTACCTGACTCGATCGAAATGAGGTCTTCTTGTCAAGATGTTCGCACATGATACATGGCTCAAACTTTATTTCCTGAAATTGTAGCACAAAAACATGTATTAAGTTTGCTTAAAATGCTACAGCAAAGCATGCAACAaattataaatatacatatatattctacaTGTCTATGTACAATATATAtgagtgtgtgcgtgtgtgcgtGTGAGCTACGACACAACCTTATGCTAAAATTTAAAGTGAAACACACCTCATAAAGCTCAATTTCTTCATCAGGGGTAAAACCAGCCAGTTGATTTAATTTTCCTAAAATCTCTGCTGGTTTACTAGAACTCTTCACAAAAAACCTACCAACAAAACTGGAAACAGAAAAGAAACTTAAATTAGCAAACACAAGGCAAAGGATAAAAATATTCAGCTAAGCAGAAAGAGCAGGATGTACCGTAGTTCTCGTTTCTCAGGCTCATAAAGCTTAAAGAAAAGAAGGATATCTTCCTTGGTTTTGTCAGGCGGAGGAATAGGACGTAGATCCTGGAAAATGTACAGAAACAATAAAATGTAAGAAAAAAATCCTTTCATACAGCAATTGGAACTCCAATAAGCTTCACTACACAGGTAGTAACAAGAATAGAGTAAGACTGATTACCGGCCCAAACTCTACTTCCAGAAACAACTTTAGCTCTGCATTGTGTGTTTTATTTGATACCTCTCTCAAGTGTCCAACCTGAAAAATGCAAGCGGTCATCATTAGCTTTGCATCACCTAAACCAAGCTCTTCTTAGCACCGAAGTCTAGTTAAAAACACTATCAATCATTCCAAATCTGAGATCGAATGTTTATCACTGACCAATCCATTAAGCACTTAGTTAAATTCCAAtttcacaaataataataacaattatAATCATCCATCATTCATTCATAAACTTGAGCAGTTCAGTGTTAGACTATACAAAGACAACATCCGCTATTAATCCAAATGGAGGAAAAGTAATAATTCAGATATAATAAGAATTACGAATTACGAATAGAACTGAAAACAAAGCATGTGGGCAAGGAGCAGGGCATCTTGTATTGAAAATCCATTCAAAGGTAGGAAGTACAAAGTACGTACTGATTGTGTTTCTTCCTGAGGTGTCAATGGTCGGTTGGGGCGATATGTGTGGTTTTGTCTCTTGGCCCAAATCCAGAAACGCTGAAACTGCACTGGTATGCCAAACTCTTTCGCAACCTCCTCCTGTTAACCATTTCAAATTTAGGAATTCCCATATTAAACATAACCCCAAATGGTAGAAAAGAATACAGAAGACATAAATGCACAAAGTCAGCCTGTACTGGTGTACCTTGAAAAGATTAAAGGGCATTTGTTTCTGAACACGGAAATTACGAACTTTGTCATGGTCCACTAGGTCAAAATAAATATCCCTTCCAATTTGTTCTGTCAGATCCTCATCTCGAGCAACCTAAACACATCATTAAATTTTGCcataatttttttgttccaCACCAAACACCTGTCATACCACATCTGAACAAACAATGGTGAAAATGGGGATAAACTAGAAACCTTTACCTTAATAATAGTGTAGAGGTGTGCTTGTGCCTTATATTTCCTTTTGTCCTCTTTCTCTTCTTGTTCTTTCTTCAACCTTATCTGAAATGGAACATAGAATGTCAGTTCATTCTCTTAATTGGACACTGGAATCAGAACTTATGCTTGATATACCATTACCCTTAGATGTTCGGCTATGTCTTTCTCATCCACGTTACatattattttgtccttatcactGTCCCGTATATACACAAGCATGTATGCATTTGAGTATTTTGTAAATTTGAAAGGAGTATTATTGAAGCCAGGATTGGTCTGTGGCAACTGTTGGAAAGAAAACAACAATAGGTCAGTTGACAATTAAGAAACTTTAAAATCAAGGAGAACTATAGCAGGTTGGATACAGCAAAAACTAAACTACCTCTTCCTCACCACCGTACTGCTCTTCTAAAGCCCTCTTCACATCCTCTTTTGTCACACGTTCATCATCAAATTTGTACCTAAAACAAGACATGACAAATTACATCAACACATGAAATGCATGCACAAGAACACTCATTCATGCATAAGAGCAAGCAGTCAGGTAACCAAGTTATGGTACCAGAATCCATCAGAAAAGCAATGTGAAATATATAGATTCCAATAAAACCATCTTATTTGAACAAGgaccaacaaaaaaaagtaagaaGCAAAGCAAGAGAGCAGTGTGAGAGAATGTCTGTCTCTGCATTCATGTGTTTTCTGTGTGAGACTCCAGACAACTACAGAGAGAATCGATTCCAGGAGATCCGTCCATACCACTGGTCTGAGAGGGTTGGTCTGATGAAAGCATAGTAATGGCCACCATGCACCCCACCACTATGCACCAAGACACTGCAACAGTAGAAAATTATCATAGTAAGTAACCAACTACAAAGTAAAATTTATGAAGCTCCACACAACATGACCAAACAGGCATATGCAAAAGCAGGATCGAACAACCCTCTTCATATATTGTATTAGTATTTTTAACTACCATAATCACTACTGGGCACAACTGATAAATTAAACCCGAAATTTTTTTCATAATCCCACCCACTCAACTAATAGTAGAGGCACAATGCCTTAATAGTCGTAGGCATGAAAGAACTTTGATAAATAAGTAGACTCCTAGACATCATGAATGACCATACATTAGATAGTTCTATAACCCAGCTTCAATTTcaatgaaaaaaattggatcTATCCACTGGGGATATCATATGTCAAGACAAGAAGAAAATTGGTTATGTTACACTCAGTAAATAATGCCATGCACATGCAAAGGTCTAGAAAGTACAATCCTTTGAAATAACATGCCAAATTTAGGAAATAGATGATCTATATTATATCATGTAATAGTACAAGGCAAAATAGATACCTATGAAGAGTGTAGAGGTTGCGAACACTCTTATCTGATTCAGGTGATAGATATTTTCCATTCTCCCTATCAAGGTCAAGTTGAAGAGGAAATTCATAGCGATCATTTATCTGCCAAAAACAAATAATACAACATTCTTACCATGATAATTTATTTGCTTTCCATTTAAAAAATGTCATTGCCACACGAACAAACATACCCAACAGGTAAAAACGAATTTCATTAGTATATATAACTTTGAATAAAAATAATCCATTAGATTGAGAAAGTTCAACTATAAAGAAACTGAAAAAcaatgaggttttttttttttctttcggttacggtggtttggacatgtgcaaagaaggcctattgatgctccggttagaagatgcgactacgggacagaggtttagggccgaaggggtagaggaagacctaggaagagactctaagaaaagacttaagtacttggatctaacggaggacatgacatagAACCGGgggcaatggcgttctaggattcatatagccgaccacacttggtgggaaaaggctttgttttttttgttgagaaaaagaaaggaacaaaaAGAACCATATTGATAGGGGTTAATCCATCTTTCAGCATCCAgtcataaaacaaaattaaaattagattGAAACCCATTAGGCAAAGACAAGCTTTCACCTGAATTTATACAAAATGTGAAGAAATATATTTTACATGGTACACTTTTGTTTTCAGCTAAGAAGCATACCTTCATAGTAAAACATCACAGTTTCAATGTTTCATGTATAAACACAGATGAAGCTAAAGGAGGAAGATGAGCTTCCAGTACCAACCTTAACCATAGTGTCCCGCataaaatcatattcaaatcgCTTTAGCTGAAGTTGAAGAACGGGAGGGAAGTCAATAAACAGAACACCCTTCTTAGCATCCTGGAATAAACATCCAAAATATTCCTTGAGAGCAATATTGTAAATTTTTAATATCGAAGAAATATATGTAAGAATACTTGCTTCAGCAAGCGATttaatggaaagaaaaaactgAGGACGCATCCAATCAGAATTTAAAATATATCATGCATGACACCACCAACACATGTTTTCGGAACATATATTAAATACTTCACTGCAGAGGAAACAATGTAAACCCTAGTTTTGGAAATAATGCAACTACGAGCAGCCTCAGATTATATGTATAGTATAAATGCAGCCCCCCGAAAGTGATTCGGTAATTAACCTGCAAACCATGTTCTTCGGCATGGTATTTATTGTCACCCTCAAGACGTTCAACTTCCACATACTTGTCAAAAGAAGCATAAACATCCCGACAGCCTTTCACATCAAGCTGTAGGTCTGCAAAGTAATAAGAAGAAACCAGTGGCATGCACTGACATTtacaaaatatttccaactcTTAACAACTGAAATTGTGCCAATAAATATTACCATAAAATGATTCCTTTCTTGTAGATTTGTAATCCACATTGATGCATTCAATGTAATTCATGTGATGTCCTTCAAACAACTGCTGTATTGTACCCTCCACAACAGTTCCCTGGGCCCacagaacaattatcaaaatgAAATGAACAAAAGCTACAGCAATAGCAAAAACTGAAAGCTTCCTATACCTTCATTTTATCTTCAAGCTTTTCACAAAGAACTCTATTAAGTTCCTGCACATCATGTTGCATAAAAGAATCATATGTATCCCATCCAAAGGATTTGGTCAATTCTTTGGTTGCAACACTGCTGTCATTGTATTGAAGCTTATAGAATAAACTTTGTAGCGCCAAAGGGATGCTTCCTGAAGGCATGTCATTCTCAGTTGTTGGCATATGATACACGGCCTGGTAAGTAAGTCCAAAATTGAGATAATGCTTTTCATAGAAAATTCAAACAATTCATGTTTAGCTTACAATGAAAACAGGAGATCACGTAAATGACCTTTCTGAAGTACGGTATATGGTACAAAGTCTGGAGAAGAGAATTCATATAACAAGTTGCTCCCTGATTCTTGAGCCCAACATAACCAGTTTCCTTTTTCGAGTCATATGACCAGTAATCTAGAACCTTACGGACAGCAACCTCAGCTTCAACCACAACTGTATCGTTCACCAGATATCCCCTACTCGGATCATAAAGATCACCAAGAGGCATGAATGAAGTGAATCCCCAGTCACTTTCTCTTGCATTGAATTGGTGCTGAGTGTCTGCAACATCATACAACAATGAACGACAAAGGTCTTAAAAAACATCTTGAATATGATTAAAGATTGTTCAATTCTGGTTAAACGCATTGCAAATTAATGTTCTAGAACATAGGTCACACCAATAAAATACAATTCTTTACCATATCTGATCGTCAGACCCGCCTCAAGCTCATCCCTTAATAAATGGGAACCCTTGATTCAGTTAGCCTTTTCATTACCTAGAAATTCACCCTTTAATTGCACGTAATTTCCAAGTAAATTCTTCCTGTTTCTACCTTTACTGTTAATCTATATTTGACATCTAGATACCTAAAAGGAATAATCTATTGGTTTTCAATTTACTTCTAACATCTGTTGGTACGTTTTAatccataatttttttattcactttttctCAAACTTCAAAAATCCCCAAACAAAGGCGCCATGGGCACATAGTCAGACGATGGTGCTGCTGCCGTTAGCCaagattttagagagaaaggggtgGAAGAATTTTCTTTACTTTATAGTTTTGATATTTCAATGAGAAAAATTAGAATTAAAAGCTCACAATAACAAGATTAGAGTGGTTAATTAGATATTGTTTGCGTTCAAATGGCATCACCCAAGAACTATGAAGTTGAAAGCCAGGTAGGTCCattccaacaacaacaacaacaaagccttttcccactaagtggggtcggctaaatcctagaacgccattgcgctcatttgtgtcatgtcctccgttagatccaagtactcaagtcttttcttagggtctcttccaaagttttcctaggtcttcctctactccttcggccccgaacctctgtcccgtagtcacatttagGTAGGTCCATTCCAAGGATAATAAATTCTAATTAAAAGCCTTGGGTGCCCATGACTACCCAACAACAAGCAAAGCTCTCActgaaagaaaacaagaaaacagaATACGACAACCAGGCAAACGCACAGACTTGAATGCTAAAAAGAAACAAGACTAATAAAGGAATATACCCTTTCTTATTGAGTACTTGGTATGGATATGATTAACTACAGCCAAGCTGAAGTGTGCATATCTACTCCACCCATATGGCAATGTCCCGGAATCTGCCACATCCAAATACATTGACAAGTAGTCCACATTGTTTCCCTTGGGAAATATTAGTATCCGCCTGATcaaacaaaccaaaagcaaTTCAAAATCCAATCACCTACAAATATAAGCCAATCTTAAGTAGCGTTATAATCAGTTTTTGACATCTGGTAGACAAGAAAAAATACCATTTATAGCCGCCCACTACGAACATGTCAGAGTAGTGCTTCTTGATGTTCAACCTAGTAAAGTTCTCAATTGTCCAAGTGAATTTCATCGTTGGAGGATCCTCCACTGGTTGACTATCAACTGTACTAGCTGGCTCCACTTGGGCTACTACCAACACACCAAATAccataaatttcaaaaaaacaaaaccaaaaccctaaagaAAATGCAAACACTTGCACTCT is part of the Malus domestica chromosome 12, GDT2T_hap1 genome and encodes:
- the LOC103449638 gene encoding ubiquitin C-terminal hydrolase 12 isoform X1, with product MTMMTPAPLDQQQQEDEEMLVPNSDLVEGPQPMEVAQVEPASTVDSQPVEDPPTMKFTWTIENFTRLNIKKHYSDMFVVGGYKWRILIFPKGNNVDYLSMYLDVADSGTLPYGWSRYAHFSLAVVNHIHTKYSIRKDTQHQFNARESDWGFTSFMPLGDLYDPSRGYLVNDTVVVEAEVAVRKVLDYWSYDSKKETGYVGLKNQGATCYMNSLLQTLYHIPYFRKAVYHMPTTENDMPSGSIPLALQSLFYKLQYNDSSVATKELTKSFGWDTYDSFMQHDVQELNRVLCEKLEDKMKGTVVEGTIQQLFEGHHMNYIECINVDYKSTRKESFYDLQLDVKGCRDVYASFDKYVEVERLEGDNKYHAEEHGLQDAKKGVLFIDFPPVLQLQLKRFEYDFMRDTMVKINDRYEFPLQLDLDRENGKYLSPESDKSVRNLYTLHSVLVHSGGVHGGHYYAFIRPTLSDQWYKFDDERVTKEDVKRALEEQYGGEEELPQTNPGFNNTPFKFTKYSNAYMLVYIRDSDKDKIICNVDEKDIAEHLRIRLKKEQEEKEDKRKYKAQAHLYTIIKVARDEDLTEQIGRDIYFDLVDHDKVRNFRVQKQMPFNLFKEEVAKEFGIPVQFQRFWIWAKRQNHTYRPNRPLTPQEETQSVGHLREVSNKTHNAELKLFLEVEFGPDLRPIPPPDKTKEDILLFFKLYEPEKRELRFVGRFFVKSSSKPAEILGKLNQLAGFTPDEEIELYEEIKFEPCIMCEHLDKKTSFRSSQIEDGDIICFQKSTPLESEEECKYPDVPSFLEYVHNRQVVHFRSLEKPKEEDFSLELSKLHTYDDVVEKLARQIGLEDPTKIRLTAHNCYSQQPKPQPIKFRGVEHLTDMLVHYNQSSDILYYEVLDIPLPELQGLKNLKVAFHHATKDEVVIHNIRLPKQSTVGDVINVLKTKVELSHPNAELRLLEVFYHKIYKIFPHSEKIENINDQYWTLRAEEIPEEEKNLGPHDRLIHVYHFTKDTAQNQMQVQNFGEPFFLVIHEGETLAEVKERIQKKLQVPDEEFAKWKFAFLSLGRPEYLQDSDVVSSRFQRRDVYGAWEQYLGLEHSDNAPKRAYAVNQNRHTYEKPVKIYN